One stretch of Pyxidicoccus trucidator DNA includes these proteins:
- a CDS encoding AAA family ATPase produces the protein MAQALGEEGLREIYRGRRYVVLRGWKQDGEPLVVKQVRSGPLASGSKAMLRHEYSLLRSLHDEVPGVTRALALREDEAHLPALILEDAGPQNLQEWLGRRPVTMDAFLELALQLAGIIASLHQQHVIHRDLNPTNMVVGAGSRHVTVIDFDLATQVAGVAPDEGLPGELQWALPYVAPEQTGRMNRPIDHRADLYSLGATFYELLTGLPPFVSMDPAELVHAHLAKPPVPPAFANPAVPKLLSDVVLKLLAKMPEERYQSAEALLADLLEARRRQASGTMGSFELGRVDLARQLTFPDRLYGREREQTRLREALERVRRGASEGVLLVGDAGIGKSALVQQLQRHAEPRDLVLGGKFNQLQGNVPYAAFVEAFRGFVRGLREQPPFVRQGWRHRLLKALGDNSRVISDIVPELEELLGPQPAPLKLEPVGTSARLLLMFQSFVQTLASAEHVLVLFLDDLQWADSGSLQLLQSLAMDPDSRHVLLVGAYRPRAVGPDHPLTRWIEALREAEAMPFGALELAPLDLPAVTALCADTFRCGVERAGPLAELVLRKTAGNPLFITRFLRLLHLSGLLAFDLDSGAWRWDLSRIEQVEAMENVVELMLATIRRLPERAQRALKVAACLGDRVELWLLSALVGGAEGEAASALWSLLREGLLLPEKEGARPPRADGAGAGAPSEQEATYRFAHDRVRQAAYSMLSEDERRHLHHEAGRQLLRGASPEVLDERLFAVVDHLHLGVERPGGEVEGLELVELNYRAGLKAKSASAFGAALVYLLRGISLLPRALWPQRREQVFHLHAEAAECAYFSSDPGLAGELVRTALEHAPSCLEKVGLYCLQVLAHTLKGKYAEGLQWGREGLRLLGMEVPERDFSSALAVELAEVPANLRGRSAAELLDAPRMEDPEQLARVRLLSELDNSAFFLDPVLFALINTRALNLTLRHGNSPWAPVVYGCYAMMLSVREGDVVNGHAFATMAVELARRQADPRQECRAIISLLQINHWRSPLRTTMPLARRGLAAGIAGGDLQFGGFTLSISVSTEFSMGTELGRVLGTVDGCLAFSRKSGVMSLRDSVVFFRQAIRALRGHTRRPARFDDDDFDEQAVLDSGRLAPLYRFSLATLRILVAYVLGDFDEAVRVSRQAEQYAAYTQGSYRVVDFNFVSSLALAARRSDTLEAREEALARIAANQRQLGGWVEHCPENFRHKHQLVAAEVARLEGRHLDAMALYDAAIDGAHVEGFLQDEAMANEAAGRFFHSLGRERFAALHLRTALEAFARWGAWAKVTLLEEEFPNLKPTGGRAWSEPASAAVAGAAPGASLDLLSLLKASETLVSEVVLDRLLEKLMAVCLEAAGATRGALVLNESGALVVRALGDVSEPVSLEHLPLASADTVPGSVVQHAYATGETLVLGDAAHQGRFVMDPCVVRRSIKSALAVPIQRQARTVGVLYLENDLATRAFTPERVGVLRALSSQLAISLENSQLFEQLKVEVQERGRAEAAVRFLADSGLALAESLDVEQTLAKATRMVVPFLADWCMFTLVEDGDRIRALPVAHANPEKEATLRAMQERYPVDWNSPPGLVRALRTGHPVLRPEFTHTLLADVGHGPEYIEKMQALGPRAAMHVPLIARGRTLGVITLIAEVPRRAYSEADLELAKELARRAAVCIDNARLYRASQEAVRLRDEFLSVASHELNTPLTSLRLMVQSLLRHVPQGLPEPALRAMRTVDSQSLKLATLIEELLDVSRIHAGRLDMDLKRVDLEAVLHRVAERLREPLARADCFLDVQVEGPVVGQWDAHRLGQVLLNLLSNALKFGAGKPIHVSAGVDHGTASVCVRDEGIGIAPDKLPHIFERFERAVSVRAYGGLGLGLHLVREILTALGGTIRVESALGVGTTFIVQLPCEGPPSDG, from the coding sequence ATGGCGCAGGCGCTGGGCGAAGAGGGACTTCGGGAAATCTATCGCGGGCGCCGCTACGTCGTGCTGCGGGGCTGGAAGCAGGACGGCGAGCCCCTGGTCGTCAAGCAGGTGCGCTCCGGTCCCCTCGCCAGTGGCAGCAAGGCCATGCTGCGCCATGAGTACTCCCTGCTGCGCAGCCTGCATGACGAGGTGCCCGGCGTCACCCGGGCCCTGGCCCTGAGGGAGGACGAGGCGCACCTGCCCGCCCTCATCCTGGAGGATGCGGGCCCCCAGAACCTCCAGGAGTGGCTGGGCCGTCGGCCCGTCACCATGGACGCCTTCCTTGAGCTGGCACTCCAGCTCGCCGGCATCATCGCCAGCCTTCACCAGCAGCACGTCATCCACCGCGACCTCAACCCCACCAACATGGTGGTGGGCGCTGGCAGCCGGCACGTCACCGTCATCGACTTCGACCTCGCCACCCAGGTGGCCGGTGTCGCGCCCGATGAGGGACTGCCCGGGGAGCTGCAGTGGGCCCTGCCCTATGTCGCTCCCGAGCAGACCGGGCGGATGAATCGCCCCATCGACCACCGCGCCGACCTCTACTCGCTGGGCGCCACCTTCTACGAGCTGCTCACCGGCCTGCCGCCCTTCGTCTCCATGGACCCGGCGGAGCTGGTGCACGCCCACCTGGCGAAGCCGCCCGTGCCTCCCGCCTTCGCCAACCCCGCCGTCCCCAAGCTGCTGTCCGACGTCGTCCTGAAGCTCCTGGCGAAGATGCCGGAGGAGCGCTACCAGAGCGCCGAGGCACTCCTCGCGGACCTGCTGGAGGCGCGGCGGCGGCAGGCGTCGGGCACCATGGGCTCATTCGAGCTGGGCCGCGTGGACCTGGCCCGGCAGCTCACCTTCCCGGACCGGCTCTACGGCCGTGAGCGAGAGCAGACGCGGCTGCGCGAGGCCCTGGAGCGGGTGCGCCGGGGCGCCAGCGAGGGGGTGCTGCTGGTGGGCGATGCCGGCATCGGCAAGTCCGCGCTCGTCCAGCAGCTTCAGCGCCATGCCGAGCCTCGAGACCTCGTCCTCGGTGGGAAGTTCAACCAGCTCCAGGGCAACGTGCCCTATGCCGCCTTCGTCGAGGCCTTCCGGGGCTTCGTCCGGGGCCTGCGCGAGCAGCCTCCTTTCGTGCGCCAGGGCTGGCGTCACCGGCTCCTGAAGGCGCTGGGCGACAACAGCCGTGTCATCAGCGACATCGTGCCGGAGCTGGAGGAGCTGCTGGGCCCGCAGCCGGCACCCCTCAAGCTGGAGCCGGTGGGGACGTCGGCACGTCTCCTCCTCATGTTCCAGTCCTTCGTCCAGACGCTCGCGTCCGCCGAGCACGTGCTGGTGCTGTTCCTGGACGACCTGCAGTGGGCCGACTCGGGCTCGCTCCAGCTCCTGCAGTCCCTGGCCATGGACCCGGACTCGCGCCACGTCCTGCTCGTGGGCGCCTACCGGCCCCGGGCGGTGGGCCCGGACCATCCGCTCACCCGGTGGATTGAGGCGCTTCGCGAGGCCGAGGCCATGCCCTTCGGCGCCCTCGAGCTTGCTCCGCTGGACCTGCCCGCCGTCACCGCGCTGTGCGCGGACACCTTCCGTTGCGGGGTCGAGCGCGCCGGCCCGCTCGCGGAGCTCGTGCTGCGCAAGACAGCCGGCAACCCCCTCTTCATCACCCGCTTCCTCCGGCTGCTCCACCTGTCCGGCCTGCTGGCCTTCGACCTCGACAGCGGCGCATGGCGGTGGGACCTCTCCCGCATCGAGCAGGTGGAGGCCATGGAGAACGTGGTGGAGCTGATGCTGGCCACCATCCGCCGGCTTCCAGAGCGGGCCCAGCGGGCCTTGAAGGTCGCCGCGTGCCTGGGAGACCGCGTGGAGCTGTGGCTCCTGTCCGCGCTGGTGGGAGGAGCCGAAGGTGAGGCGGCCTCCGCGCTCTGGAGCCTGCTGCGCGAAGGACTGCTCCTCCCGGAGAAGGAGGGGGCGCGGCCTCCTCGCGCCGACGGCGCCGGGGCAGGGGCGCCCTCGGAGCAGGAGGCCACGTACCGCTTCGCGCACGACCGGGTCCGACAGGCGGCGTACTCGATGCTCTCCGAGGACGAGCGGCGGCACCTCCACCACGAGGCGGGGCGTCAGCTGCTGCGGGGCGCCTCCCCGGAGGTGCTCGACGAGCGGCTCTTCGCGGTGGTGGACCACCTGCACCTGGGCGTGGAGCGGCCGGGCGGCGAGGTGGAGGGACTGGAGCTGGTCGAGCTCAACTACCGGGCGGGCCTCAAGGCCAAGTCCGCCTCGGCCTTCGGCGCCGCGCTGGTGTACCTGCTGCGCGGCATCTCGCTGCTGCCCCGGGCACTCTGGCCCCAGCGTCGCGAGCAGGTCTTCCACCTGCACGCGGAAGCGGCGGAGTGCGCCTATTTCTCCAGCGACCCGGGACTGGCCGGGGAGCTGGTGCGGACGGCCCTGGAGCACGCGCCCTCCTGTCTGGAGAAGGTGGGCCTGTACTGCCTGCAGGTCCTCGCCCACACCCTGAAGGGCAAGTACGCGGAGGGGCTCCAGTGGGGGCGCGAGGGGCTCCGACTGCTGGGTATGGAGGTGCCGGAGCGGGACTTCTCGTCCGCGCTCGCGGTCGAGCTGGCCGAGGTGCCGGCGAACCTGCGGGGGCGCTCCGCGGCGGAGCTGCTGGACGCGCCGCGGATGGAAGACCCCGAGCAGCTCGCCCGCGTGCGGCTGCTGTCCGAGCTGGACAACTCGGCCTTCTTCCTGGACCCGGTCCTCTTCGCCCTCATCAACACGCGCGCCCTCAACCTCACGCTGAGGCACGGCAACTCGCCCTGGGCGCCCGTGGTGTACGGGTGCTACGCCATGATGCTGTCCGTGCGCGAGGGGGACGTCGTGAACGGCCACGCCTTCGCCACCATGGCGGTGGAGCTGGCCCGGCGGCAGGCAGACCCCCGCCAGGAATGCCGGGCCATCATCTCCCTGCTTCAAATCAACCACTGGAGGTCGCCGCTGCGCACCACCATGCCCCTGGCGCGCCGCGGCCTCGCGGCGGGAATCGCCGGTGGCGACCTGCAGTTCGGAGGCTTCACGCTCTCCATCAGCGTGAGCACCGAGTTCTCCATGGGCACCGAGCTGGGCCGAGTGCTCGGCACGGTGGACGGCTGCCTGGCCTTCTCCCGCAAGTCCGGTGTGATGTCCCTGCGGGACTCGGTGGTCTTCTTCCGCCAGGCCATCCGCGCCCTCCGGGGCCACACCCGCCGGCCCGCGCGCTTCGACGACGACGACTTCGACGAGCAGGCCGTGCTCGACTCGGGCCGGCTGGCGCCCCTGTATCGCTTCAGCCTCGCGACGCTGCGGATCCTGGTCGCGTACGTGCTGGGCGACTTCGACGAGGCGGTGAGGGTGTCGCGGCAGGCGGAGCAGTACGCGGCCTACACCCAGGGCTCCTACCGCGTGGTGGACTTCAACTTCGTGAGCTCGCTGGCGCTGGCGGCCCGGAGGAGCGACACCCTCGAGGCGCGGGAGGAGGCCCTGGCCCGCATCGCCGCCAACCAGCGGCAGCTCGGCGGGTGGGTGGAGCACTGCCCGGAGAACTTCCGCCACAAGCACCAGCTCGTCGCCGCCGAGGTCGCGCGCCTCGAGGGCCGGCATCTGGACGCCATGGCCCTCTATGACGCCGCCATCGACGGCGCCCATGTCGAGGGCTTCCTCCAGGACGAGGCCATGGCGAACGAGGCCGCGGGGCGCTTCTTCCACTCGCTGGGCCGGGAGCGCTTCGCCGCGCTCCACCTGCGCACCGCCCTGGAGGCCTTCGCGCGCTGGGGCGCCTGGGCCAAGGTCACCCTGCTGGAGGAGGAGTTCCCCAACCTCAAGCCCACGGGCGGACGCGCCTGGAGCGAGCCCGCTTCCGCGGCGGTGGCGGGCGCGGCGCCCGGTGCCTCGCTGGACCTGCTCAGCCTCTTGAAGGCGTCGGAGACGCTGGTGAGCGAGGTGGTGCTGGACCGCCTGCTGGAGAAGCTGATGGCGGTGTGCCTGGAGGCCGCCGGTGCGACGCGGGGCGCGCTGGTGCTGAATGAGTCGGGGGCCCTCGTGGTGCGCGCGCTGGGCGACGTCTCCGAGCCCGTCAGCCTGGAGCACCTCCCGTTGGCCTCCGCGGACACCGTCCCCGGCTCGGTGGTGCAGCATGCCTATGCGACGGGAGAGACGCTCGTCCTCGGCGACGCCGCCCACCAGGGCCGCTTCGTCATGGACCCCTGTGTCGTCCGCCGCTCCATCAAGTCCGCCCTCGCCGTCCCCATCCAGCGTCAGGCCCGGACGGTGGGCGTGCTCTACCTGGAGAACGACCTCGCCACCCGGGCCTTCACCCCCGAGCGCGTCGGCGTGCTGCGCGCGCTCTCGTCCCAGCTCGCCATCTCCCTGGAGAACAGCCAGCTCTTCGAGCAGCTCAAGGTGGAGGTCCAGGAGCGCGGCCGGGCCGAGGCCGCCGTGCGCTTCCTGGCCGACTCCGGCCTCGCCCTGGCCGAGTCGCTGGACGTGGAGCAGACGCTGGCGAAGGCCACCCGCATGGTGGTGCCCTTCCTGGCCGACTGGTGCATGTTCACCCTCGTCGAGGACGGGGACCGCATCCGCGCGCTCCCCGTCGCCCACGCGAATCCGGAGAAGGAAGCCACGCTCCGCGCGATGCAGGAGCGGTACCCGGTCGACTGGAACTCGCCGCCCGGCCTCGTCCGCGCGTTGCGGACGGGCCACCCCGTGCTGCGGCCCGAGTTCACCCACACCCTCCTGGCCGACGTCGGCCACGGCCCTGAGTACATCGAGAAGATGCAGGCGCTGGGACCGAGGGCGGCCATGCACGTGCCCCTCATCGCGCGCGGCAGGACGCTCGGGGTCATCACCCTCATCGCGGAGGTCCCCAGACGCGCCTACAGCGAGGCGGACCTGGAGCTTGCGAAGGAGCTGGCCCGCCGCGCCGCCGTCTGCATCGACAACGCCCGCCTCTACCGCGCCTCCCAGGAGGCCGTCCGCCTTCGCGACGAGTTCCTCAGTGTGGCCTCCCATGAGCTCAACACGCCCCTGACCTCCCTGCGGCTGATGGTCCAGTCGTTGCTGCGCCACGTCCCCCAGGGCCTGCCGGAGCCGGCCCTGCGCGCCATGCGCACCGTCGACAGCCAATCGCTCAAGCTCGCCACCCTCATCGAGGAGCTGCTGGATGTCTCGCGCATCCATGCGGGCCGGCTGGACATGGACCTGAAGCGCGTGGACCTGGAGGCCGTCCTCCACCGCGTCGCGGAGCGGCTGCGCGAGCCCCTGGCCCGTGCGGACTGCTTCCTGGACGTCCAGGTCGAAGGCCCCGTCGTCGGGCAGTGGGACGCCCATCGGCTGGGACAGGTGCTGCTCAACCTGCTCTCCAACGCCCTCAAGTTCGGCGCTGGCAAGCCCATCCACGTCTCGGCCGGCGTCGACCATGGCACCGCGTCGGTGTGCGTCCGGGACGAGGGCATCGGTATCGCCCCCGACAAGCTCCCCCACATCTTCGAGCGCTTCGAGCGGGCCGTGTCGGTGCGTGCCTATGGCGGCCTCGGCCTGGGGCTGCACCTGGTGCGGGAAATCCTCACCGCGCTGGGCGGCACCATTCGTGTGGAGAGCGCCCTCGGCGTCGGGACCACCTTCATCGTCCAGCTCCCGTGCGAGGGACCTCCGTCGGACGGCTGA
- a CDS encoding methyltransferase family protein, with amino-acid sequence MQRLLPPQLTLILAGLMVAFDTFLSGPELVPSPFHWLGLPLLALGLAIAIVARKQFARARTNIYTFSEPDHLVTDGVFRFTRNPMYLGFSVALLGLSLFLGTLPAMLLAVAFVIISDRWYITFEEAMLRGKFGERYQRYAQHTRRWL; translated from the coding sequence ATGCAAAGACTCCTTCCTCCGCAGCTCACGTTGATTCTCGCCGGACTGATGGTGGCCTTCGACACCTTTCTCTCCGGGCCGGAGCTGGTGCCGTCGCCCTTCCACTGGCTCGGCTTGCCGCTGCTGGCCCTGGGCCTCGCCATTGCCATTGTTGCGCGCAAGCAGTTCGCTCGCGCGCGCACCAACATCTACACCTTCAGCGAGCCCGACCACCTCGTCACGGACGGCGTGTTCCGGTTCACACGCAACCCGATGTACCTCGGCTTCTCCGTCGCGCTGCTGGGGCTCTCCCTCTTCCTGGGGACGCTCCCGGCGATGTTGCTGGCGGTGGCCTTCGTCATCATCTCCGACCGTTGGTACATCACCTTCGAGGAGGCCATGCTGAGAGGGAAGTTCGGCGAGCGCTACCAACGCTACGCCCAGCACACCCGCCGCTGGCTCTGA
- a CDS encoding TetR/AcrR family transcriptional regulator — MVDVILEAAARVFDRQGYQEATTNRIAETAGVSVGSVYQYFPNKDALLTALHERHLLRMQAIVDRALDATHGRTLREAIEGIVAAVLQAHREEPRLQRVLHVEFPYFERPASVSTSARHLFERSRALLSEHRERLGRDDLDLATYMVLKLVESLVHTAVLEPPAAGEKALEAAIADAVEGYLVLRR; from the coding sequence ATGGTCGACGTCATCCTGGAAGCGGCGGCTCGCGTTTTCGACCGCCAGGGCTACCAGGAGGCCACCACCAACCGCATCGCCGAGACAGCCGGCGTCAGCGTCGGCTCGGTGTACCAGTACTTCCCGAACAAGGACGCCCTCCTGACGGCCCTGCACGAGCGACACCTCCTGCGGATGCAGGCCATCGTCGACCGGGCACTCGACGCGACACACGGCCGGACGCTGCGCGAGGCCATCGAGGGAATCGTCGCGGCGGTGCTCCAGGCCCACCGGGAGGAGCCGCGCCTGCAGCGCGTGCTGCACGTGGAGTTCCCCTACTTCGAGCGGCCGGCCAGCGTCAGCACGTCCGCGAGACACCTCTTCGAGCGCTCCAGGGCCTTGCTGAGCGAGCACCGCGAGCGGCTCGGCCGGGACGACCTCGACCTGGCGACGTACATGGTGCTGAAGCTGGTCGAGTCGCTGGTGCACACGGCGGTGCTCGAGCCTCCCGCCGCAGGCGAGAAGGCGCTCGAAGCCGCCATCGCCGACGCCGTCGAGGGCTACCTCGTCCTGCGGCGCTGA